A window from Pseudomonas sp. MRSN 12121 encodes these proteins:
- the arsA gene encoding arsenical pump-driving ATPase: MQFLQSPPRFLFFTGKGGVGKTSIACAAAVQLAGENKRVLLVSTDPASNVGQVFSTEIGNKVTEIREVARLAALEIDPQQAAQAYRDKIVGPVKGVLPEDVVKGIEEQLSGACTTEIAAFDEFTSLLTDDALIAEFDHIIFDTAPTGHTIRLLQLPGAWSGFLESGKGDASCLGPLAGLEKHRAQYKAAVAALADPVRTRLILVARAQNAALREVARTHEELADIGLKQQYLVVNGVLPAAAAEGDELAAAIYQREQQVLAKIPEVLRSLPLDQVALKPFNLVGLDALKHLFLDVAIGPVTETETNTELHLPKLSPLVDEIAAEGHGLIMLMGKGGVGKTTMAAAVAVDLARRGLPVHLTTSDPAAHLAETLEGVMENLTVSRIDPQAETERYRQHVLKTKGASLDAEGRALLEEDLRSPCTEEIAVFQAFSRVIREAGKKFVVMDTAPTGHTLLLLDATGAYHREIVRQMGDTKVGYTTPMMQLQDPKQTKVLLVTLAETTPVLEAANLQDDLRRAGIEPWAWVINNSVAAAAPRSALLLRRAENERREINAVATKHSSRYAVVPLLKDEPVGIDRLQSLVGNC; this comes from the coding sequence ATGCAATTTCTTCAATCCCCACCCCGCTTCCTCTTTTTCACTGGTAAGGGTGGCGTGGGCAAGACTTCTATCGCCTGCGCTGCTGCCGTCCAACTGGCCGGCGAGAACAAGCGCGTCCTATTGGTCAGCACTGATCCGGCGTCCAATGTGGGCCAAGTATTCAGTACGGAAATCGGCAACAAGGTCACCGAGATCCGGGAAGTCGCCCGACTGGCTGCGCTGGAAATCGATCCCCAGCAGGCTGCTCAGGCATACCGCGACAAAATTGTCGGGCCAGTGAAAGGTGTGCTGCCCGAAGACGTGGTGAAAGGTATCGAGGAGCAACTTTCCGGGGCCTGCACCACCGAGATCGCGGCCTTCGATGAGTTCACCTCACTGCTCACCGATGACGCGCTGATCGCTGAATTCGACCACATCATTTTTGATACTGCGCCAACTGGCCACACCATCCGCCTCCTGCAGCTTCCTGGAGCCTGGAGCGGCTTTTTAGAGAGCGGTAAGGGCGACGCCTCGTGCCTCGGGCCACTCGCCGGGCTGGAAAAGCATCGCGCCCAGTACAAAGCGGCTGTAGCAGCGCTGGCTGATCCCGTACGTACTCGCCTGATACTCGTTGCACGAGCCCAAAATGCTGCGCTTCGCGAAGTTGCGCGCACCCATGAGGAGCTTGCCGATATCGGCTTGAAGCAGCAGTACCTGGTGGTGAATGGCGTGTTGCCGGCCGCCGCTGCAGAAGGCGACGAGCTTGCCGCCGCCATCTACCAGCGGGAGCAACAGGTTCTAGCGAAAATACCGGAGGTACTTCGTAGCCTTCCGCTCGATCAGGTGGCACTCAAACCCTTCAACCTGGTGGGGCTCGATGCACTGAAGCACCTGTTCCTTGATGTGGCCATTGGGCCAGTCACGGAGACCGAAACGAACACCGAGCTGCACCTACCGAAGCTGTCGCCTCTCGTTGATGAAATCGCCGCCGAAGGGCACGGTCTGATCATGCTGATGGGCAAAGGCGGTGTAGGAAAGACCACCATGGCCGCAGCGGTGGCAGTCGACCTGGCCCGCCGAGGCCTTCCGGTACACCTCACGACTTCCGACCCGGCGGCGCATCTCGCGGAGACGCTCGAAGGCGTCATGGAGAATCTCACGGTCAGCAGAATCGATCCTCAGGCGGAGACCGAGCGATACCGGCAGCACGTACTCAAGACAAAAGGCGCCAGTCTCGATGCGGAAGGCCGTGCCCTACTGGAGGAAGACTTGCGGTCGCCCTGCACCGAAGAGATCGCCGTGTTCCAGGCCTTTTCCAGAGTCATCCGGGAAGCTGGCAAGAAGTTCGTCGTGATGGATACCGCCCCTACAGGACATACCTTGCTTCTTCTGGACGCCACAGGGGCCTATCACCGCGAGATTGTCCGCCAGATGGGCGACACGAAGGTGGGCTACACCACTCCCATGATGCAGTTGCAGGATCCGAAGCAGACCAAAGTGCTCCTGGTAACGCTTGCCGAAACCACCCCCGTTCTGGAGGCGGCCAACCTGCAGGACGATTTGCGCCGCGCAGGAATCGAGCCATGGGCTTGGGTGATCAACAACAGCGTCGCGGCAGCAGCGCCAAGATCCGCATTGCTGCTCAGAAGAGCAGAGAATGAGCGCCGCGAGATCAATGCGGTTGCTACCAAGCACTCTTCCCGCTACGCGGTTGTCCCGCTGCTGAAAGATGAACCTGTCGGCATAGATCGTCTGCAATCGCTGGTCGGAAACTGCTAA
- a CDS encoding SIR2 family protein, which translates to MNAELLRAYQTGKLMLFVGAGVSANLSLPTWGELIARIAQDLGYDPKIFSTYGTPLALAEYYKRKKGSLGPLRSWMDREWHKSSTDIAASEIHRLIALGRFSRIYTTNYDRWLEMAHDKYEVPYDKIASVADLVSATEGRRQIVKFHGDFDDEASIVLDETSYFQRLNYDSPLDIKLSNDVLGNSVLFIGYSISDINIRLLFYRLTEMWGRSVLPSARPKSYVFMNRPNPVAREVLGQWGIEMIVSEEDDPKKALTDFLQELVS; encoded by the coding sequence ATGAACGCTGAGTTACTACGTGCATATCAAACCGGCAAGCTGATGCTTTTTGTAGGTGCTGGGGTGTCTGCCAATCTTAGCCTGCCTACTTGGGGTGAACTAATCGCGCGCATTGCTCAGGACTTGGGCTATGACCCAAAGATCTTCTCCACTTATGGAACGCCGCTAGCGCTTGCGGAGTACTACAAGAGGAAAAAAGGTAGTTTGGGGCCGCTTCGGAGTTGGATGGACCGCGAATGGCACAAGTCCAGTACAGATATCGCTGCATCCGAGATTCATCGTTTGATTGCTCTTGGACGATTCTCGCGGATCTACACTACCAACTACGATCGATGGCTGGAAATGGCCCACGACAAGTACGAGGTGCCATACGACAAGATTGCAAGCGTTGCCGACCTCGTATCTGCTACTGAGGGTCGGCGTCAGATTGTGAAATTCCATGGAGATTTCGATGACGAGGCATCAATCGTACTTGATGAAACCAGTTACTTTCAGCGATTGAATTATGACTCTCCGCTGGACATCAAGCTCAGCAACGACGTCTTGGGAAATTCCGTTCTCTTCATCGGATACAGCATTTCGGATATCAACATTCGACTCCTGTTTTATCGCTTGACTGAAATGTGGGGGCGCTCGGTTCTGCCATCTGCCAGACCGAAGTCCTACGTCTTCATGAATCGACCAAACCCTGTGGCACGGGAAGTATTGGGTCAATGGGGAATTGAGATGATCGTCTCGGAGGAGGATGACCCCAAGAAGGCGCTCACGGACTTTCTTCAGGAATTGGTGAGCTAG
- a CDS encoding MarR family winged helix-turn-helix transcriptional regulator — translation MPNKRTDDLSQDAEALYEALNQLVRVYQFRDRDRICCYDVSVTQCYAVETLVKQGPLRLQALAEEMFLDKSTASRVVDTLERKGYVSRVEDPEDRRAVRVQATEAGADLYERIRADLIAEEKEMISGMPAEVRQGALTLLRQLTRAAEIRCGLVSECCPGQTKDK, via the coding sequence ATGCCGAACAAGCGTACCGACGACCTGAGCCAGGATGCCGAAGCCCTGTATGAAGCGCTGAACCAACTGGTGCGGGTCTACCAGTTCAGAGACCGCGACCGTATTTGCTGCTACGACGTTTCAGTGACTCAGTGCTACGCCGTTGAGACCTTGGTGAAGCAGGGGCCGCTCCGCCTCCAGGCACTCGCTGAGGAGATGTTCCTGGACAAGAGCACTGCGAGCCGGGTGGTCGATACCCTCGAGCGCAAGGGCTACGTGTCGCGCGTTGAAGATCCAGAAGACCGCCGTGCAGTACGAGTTCAAGCTACTGAAGCCGGCGCAGATTTGTACGAACGCATTCGAGCCGACCTGATCGCCGAAGAGAAGGAAATGATCAGCGGCATGCCAGCCGAGGTTCGCCAGGGTGCGCTGACTTTACTGCGTCAGCTCACTCGAGCTGCCGAGATTCGTTGTGGCCTTGTCAGTGAATGCTGCCCAGGCCAGACCAAGGACAAGTGA
- the arsD gene encoding arsenite efflux transporter metallochaperone ArsD, translating into MHLIQIYDPALCCSTGVCGVEVDQSLVTFASDVEWAIRQGANVQRFNLAHEPQAFAEQSAVRDFLQRSGQGSLPLTLVDGEIVMAGRYPSRTELAHWAAVQASPSTDSESNGCCSSGRCC; encoded by the coding sequence ATGCATCTCATCCAGATATACGATCCCGCCTTGTGCTGTAGCACCGGCGTTTGCGGGGTTGAAGTGGATCAGTCCCTTGTCACCTTCGCGAGTGATGTCGAGTGGGCAATCCGGCAAGGCGCCAATGTTCAGCGTTTCAATCTGGCGCATGAGCCTCAGGCCTTTGCTGAGCAATCCGCTGTTCGCGACTTCTTGCAGCGTTCCGGCCAAGGCAGCCTGCCTTTGACCCTGGTGGATGGCGAAATCGTTATGGCAGGCCGCTATCCGTCACGCACCGAGCTGGCTCACTGGGCCGCCGTTCAAGCCTCACCCTCTACGGACTCGGAGAGCAACGGATGCTGCTCTTCCGGTCGTTGCTGCTGA
- a CDS encoding non-canonical purine NTP pyrophosphatase: MKIRFMSGNQHKVTEVQRILAPVGVEVVSVSRKIEELQTEDVDRLVRDKLTKAFEAIGRPLFVEHTGLYLSGLNGLPAGLTQIFWDKLEADRFVKLVAGLKDAAVIAKTVLGYCDGREIRLFEGSIEGTVPLVPAGPTDFQWDCVFVPNGHTQTFAEMGSAKDAISMRRKALDQFAEYLKTCGGIR; this comes from the coding sequence TTGAAAATTCGATTCATGTCCGGAAATCAGCACAAGGTCACTGAGGTGCAGCGAATTCTTGCCCCTGTTGGGGTAGAAGTCGTATCGGTGTCGCGCAAAATTGAAGAGCTGCAGACCGAGGATGTTGACCGCTTGGTGCGGGACAAGTTGACCAAGGCATTCGAGGCTATAGGTCGTCCTCTTTTCGTCGAGCACACAGGACTCTACTTGAGCGGTCTCAATGGGCTTCCAGCAGGTTTAACCCAGATTTTCTGGGATAAGCTGGAGGCAGATCGATTCGTTAAGCTTGTAGCTGGTCTCAAAGATGCCGCAGTAATCGCAAAGACGGTGCTCGGGTATTGTGATGGGCGCGAGATTCGTCTTTTCGAAGGCTCCATCGAAGGAACTGTGCCACTCGTACCGGCCGGTCCAACGGACTTTCAATGGGACTGTGTTTTCGTCCCGAACGGGCACACCCAAACTTTCGCTGAGATGGGATCGGCTAAGGACGCTATCTCAATGCGCCGCAAAGCACTCGACCAGTTCGCCGAATATCTCAAAACTTGTGGGGGCATAAGATGA
- a CDS encoding MvdC/MvdD family ATP grasp protein: MLLLVTNRRDITVDYVVAELKRRQTSFFRLNTEELSTARCTMTAFPRNAWSLSFEGPVLQGSDVKAAYFRRPAPPTGNVSITDNGEREYAEAEWGAFLKSLYARLEGLWLNAPMDIFAAED; this comes from the coding sequence ATGCTGTTATTAGTCACAAATCGCCGCGACATCACGGTCGATTACGTCGTGGCCGAGCTGAAGCGCCGGCAGACTTCCTTCTTCCGTCTGAACACCGAAGAGCTATCGACGGCCCGCTGCACAATGACTGCATTTCCCAGAAACGCCTGGTCACTGTCCTTCGAGGGACCAGTGCTTCAGGGATCCGATGTCAAAGCGGCATATTTCCGACGTCCAGCCCCCCCTACTGGCAACGTCAGCATCACCGATAACGGCGAACGGGAGTACGCGGAAGCAGAATGGGGCGCCTTCCTGAAGAGCTTGTATGCACGCCTGGAAGGTCTTTGGCTCAACGCGCCGATGGATATTTTCGCGGCTGAAGACTGA
- a CDS encoding MFS transporter, producing the protein MQGTVTQLESHVPAAPNRLRLVSALGITQIFAWGSTFYLPAVLASPIARDTGWSLSAVVGGLSWGMLVAGLCSPVAGRLLDRHGGRVVLAFSSLMLSVGLLVMSTASSLWVYYLAWSILGLGMATGLYDSAFATLGTLLGERARGAITGLTLIGGFASTAGWPAMAALESWCGWRETCWVLAAVHAVIGLPIHWLAVPKPVNAVREVPKQRQTALAEDRSTRRLFWLVAGLLTVIAFVMASLSVHLLASLQQLGIPTVTVLAIGMVIGPAQVVARVLEFSLARHLHPTWSARAGVLISLLGICLLIPGTPWLAFVAAALYGAGVGILTIARGTLPLVLFGAEGYGARMGVLARPMLLAQAAGPFAVAFVLSGQGASVMLELMAVLVAIALFASLKLPTRSLV; encoded by the coding sequence GTGCAGGGTACCGTGACTCAGCTCGAATCACACGTTCCAGCCGCCCCTAATCGTCTGCGGTTGGTGTCCGCACTCGGCATAACGCAGATCTTCGCGTGGGGTTCCACCTTCTACCTGCCGGCAGTGCTGGCGAGCCCAATTGCACGGGACACTGGTTGGTCTCTATCGGCCGTTGTCGGTGGTCTGTCCTGGGGGATGTTAGTAGCAGGGCTCTGCTCGCCTGTTGCTGGCCGCCTGCTTGATCGGCACGGAGGGCGTGTCGTACTCGCCTTCAGTTCGTTGATGCTGAGCGTGGGTCTCTTGGTGATGTCCACGGCAAGCAGTTTGTGGGTTTACTACTTGGCCTGGTCGATTCTTGGGTTGGGGATGGCCACTGGTTTGTACGATTCGGCCTTCGCCACACTAGGTACGCTTCTGGGAGAGCGAGCTCGTGGGGCGATCACGGGACTCACCCTAATTGGCGGGTTCGCGAGCACTGCCGGGTGGCCCGCCATGGCTGCACTTGAATCCTGGTGCGGGTGGCGGGAGACCTGCTGGGTGCTCGCAGCAGTACATGCAGTGATCGGCCTGCCGATCCATTGGCTGGCAGTCCCCAAGCCCGTCAACGCTGTGAGAGAGGTGCCTAAGCAGAGGCAGACCGCCCTCGCTGAGGATCGATCTACTCGGCGGCTCTTCTGGTTGGTGGCTGGCCTGCTGACGGTCATTGCATTCGTTATGGCAAGCCTTTCGGTTCACCTACTGGCGTCATTGCAGCAGCTTGGGATTCCGACCGTAACAGTGCTGGCAATCGGCATGGTTATCGGCCCGGCCCAAGTGGTGGCGAGGGTGTTGGAGTTCTCCCTTGCGCGACATCTCCATCCGACCTGGTCTGCTCGTGCTGGCGTGCTGATAAGCCTGCTCGGTATCTGCCTACTCATCCCAGGAACGCCCTGGCTGGCATTCGTCGCTGCTGCGCTCTATGGGGCGGGCGTTGGAATTCTGACTATCGCGAGAGGGACACTGCCGCTGGTACTTTTCGGCGCCGAGGGCTACGGGGCGAGAATGGGCGTTTTAGCACGACCAATGCTTCTGGCGCAGGCCGCCGGGCCATTTGCGGTAGCGTTTGTGCTGAGTGGGCAAGGAGCGTCGGTAATGCTCGAGCTGATGGCGGTACTGGTCGCCATCGCATTGTTCGCAAGCCTCAAGCTACCGACAAGATCGTTGGTTTGA
- a CDS encoding FAD-dependent oxidoreductase: MSLTDLPVVVIGAGPVGLAAAAHLLARDLNPLVIEAGNQAGASISQWGHVSMFSPWEYNVDKEAAKLLAATGWEAPRPDTYPTGRELLDRYLLPLAALPVIRERTRLNTRVLAVTKSGADALKTKGRTASPFLVRIAGPNGEQDILARAVIDASGTYETPNWMGASGIPALGELEASSHIAYGIPDVTGGARERYESRRVLVVGGGHSAFNALQDLVGLPGTKVFWGIRGHSLERILGGGANDKLAERGNLGLRIRALLEQEKITLFQGISINRVDTTGQGLVVHSNGETLPEVDEIIVATGFRPNLQLLGELRLAIDPATQSPTQLAPLIDPNEHSCGTVRPHGIDELSHPDEGIFIVGMKSYGRAPTFLMLTGYEQVRSVAAGLAGDWEAARRVELELPETGVCSLQFEEQEQSSSCCAPAAPAQASCCGTQESPAAVVAQKSTCCTPTSRS; this comes from the coding sequence ATGAGCCTGACTGACCTTCCCGTTGTCGTTATTGGCGCCGGCCCAGTTGGACTGGCCGCTGCTGCCCACCTCCTGGCTCGTGATCTGAATCCGCTAGTCATTGAGGCAGGAAATCAGGCTGGAGCAAGCATCAGCCAGTGGGGGCACGTCAGCATGTTTTCGCCCTGGGAATACAACGTGGACAAGGAGGCGGCCAAGCTTCTGGCCGCGACTGGCTGGGAAGCTCCGCGTCCTGACACATATCCCACCGGGCGCGAGCTGTTGGATCGCTATCTCCTTCCGCTCGCTGCTCTTCCGGTGATCCGGGAGCGGACACGTCTGAATACTCGCGTCCTCGCGGTGACCAAGTCGGGGGCTGATGCGCTGAAAACCAAGGGTCGTACTGCTTCACCGTTCCTGGTGCGCATTGCTGGCCCCAATGGTGAGCAGGACATCCTCGCTCGCGCCGTGATCGATGCCTCCGGTACCTATGAAACTCCGAACTGGATGGGCGCCTCGGGTATTCCCGCATTGGGCGAGCTGGAAGCAAGCTCGCATATTGCCTATGGCATTCCCGATGTAACCGGCGGTGCACGTGAGCGCTATGAGAGCCGCCGTGTACTGGTCGTGGGTGGCGGCCACTCCGCCTTCAATGCCTTGCAGGATCTGGTTGGACTGCCCGGCACCAAGGTGTTCTGGGGCATCCGTGGACACTCTCTGGAGAGAATTCTGGGCGGTGGTGCCAACGATAAGCTCGCCGAGCGCGGCAACCTGGGCCTTCGCATCCGAGCGTTGCTCGAACAGGAAAAGATCACTCTGTTCCAAGGCATATCGATCAACCGGGTTGATACCACTGGCCAAGGACTCGTCGTCCACAGCAATGGCGAAACACTGCCGGAAGTCGACGAAATCATCGTAGCCACGGGCTTCCGGCCCAACCTTCAGCTGCTGGGCGAGCTAAGGCTGGCAATTGATCCTGCCACTCAAAGCCCAACCCAACTGGCCCCGCTGATTGATCCGAACGAGCACAGCTGCGGGACGGTTCGCCCACATGGCATCGATGAACTCTCTCATCCTGACGAGGGGATTTTTATTGTCGGAATGAAGAGCTACGGGCGGGCCCCTACCTTCCTAATGCTAACGGGCTACGAGCAAGTTCGCTCTGTAGCGGCAGGGCTCGCGGGCGACTGGGAAGCTGCTCGGCGTGTCGAGCTCGAACTACCCGAAACGGGAGTCTGCAGCCTTCAGTTCGAAGAGCAGGAGCAGTCGTCGAGTTGCTGTGCACCCGCAGCACCGGCGCAGGCCAGTTGCTGTGGTACGCAAGAGTCTCCCGCTGCAGTTGTGGCCCAGAAATCGACCTGCTGCACACCAACGAGTCGCTCATAA
- a CDS encoding adenosine deaminase, whose amino-acid sequence MNQWQVDLSKTQSEEIEHEVVRQSFTAEFSKLYRGELHVHMNGAIPVSTIQDILADELTELPSGFLIERDLLRHTPCQSLASYLTPWQVLRLFPKKRENLDRLSLAVVTSLAENNVRFVELRSSVLYLATLQNCSPTQALERLIESSRAASDLFGMRLGLILTVTRGDYSSVGLSALLQAYQNLGEPDEVVGLDLAGDEEIAHPAELPSLFRKAKDRFGLGITIHAGETGRVDNVRAAVELFGADRIGHGTAASKDPHLLDLLAKQDICVEVCPISNRLTGAVPVDEAHPLLEFRRHQVPFVICSDNPAIHQRGLADDHTTAMIEGLSASDIYEQFDVAKRYSFIEGLD is encoded by the coding sequence TTGAATCAGTGGCAGGTTGACCTATCAAAAACGCAGAGCGAAGAGATAGAGCACGAGGTGGTGCGCCAGAGCTTTACTGCAGAATTTAGTAAGCTGTATCGCGGAGAGCTTCATGTGCACATGAACGGAGCGATCCCGGTATCGACCATTCAAGACATTCTTGCGGACGAATTAACAGAGCTGCCGTCTGGCTTTCTAATTGAGCGGGATCTGTTGCGGCACACGCCGTGTCAGTCACTGGCGTCATACCTGACCCCTTGGCAAGTGTTGCGGCTCTTTCCTAAAAAACGCGAAAACCTGGATCGTCTTTCCCTTGCAGTCGTCACGAGTCTCGCGGAGAACAATGTGCGCTTTGTGGAGCTCCGAAGCAGCGTTTTGTACCTTGCTACTCTGCAAAATTGCTCACCCACACAAGCCCTGGAACGCCTCATAGAATCGTCCAGAGCCGCGTCGGACCTCTTCGGCATGCGTCTCGGCTTGATCCTCACGGTGACGCGCGGCGATTACAGCTCGGTTGGTTTGTCTGCACTTCTGCAAGCGTATCAAAACCTCGGTGAACCGGATGAAGTGGTGGGGCTTGATCTGGCAGGTGACGAGGAAATTGCGCATCCAGCTGAATTACCGTCACTGTTTCGGAAGGCGAAAGATCGGTTCGGACTCGGGATCACCATACATGCAGGCGAAACCGGTCGCGTGGACAACGTTCGAGCAGCCGTGGAATTGTTTGGCGCAGATCGTATTGGCCATGGAACAGCAGCCAGCAAGGATCCTCATTTGCTAGACCTCTTGGCAAAGCAGGATATCTGCGTCGAAGTATGCCCAATTAGCAACCGGCTCACCGGAGCTGTTCCTGTCGACGAGGCCCATCCTCTGCTGGAGTTTCGGCGTCACCAAGTCCCCTTTGTAATTTGCTCGGACAACCCGGCGATTCATCAGCGAGGCCTAGCGGATGATCATACGACGGCGATGATTGAGGGACTCTCCGCTAGTGATATTTACGAGCAGTTCGACGTCGCCAAACGGTATTCATTCATAGAGGGTCTAGATTGA
- a CDS encoding IS3 family transposase (programmed frameshift) — MSNPRYPEEFKIEAVKQVTERGLPVAEVAARLGMSTHSLYAWVKRYSKPQEQRAQEDDQHAELRRLRAELKRVTEERDILKKGRRVLCQGVRLKYAFINQLSADYSVRRLCLTLKVHASGYYAWLAEPNSARAKDDQRLLSLIKHSWLESGGVYGYRKIHDDLRELGEQCGRHRVARLMRQEGLRSQTGYRRRPGRYGGKPPAASPNHLERRFNVTEPNKVWVTDITYIRTYEGWLFLAVVLDLFSRQVIGWSMKPQMTSDLAIDALLMAVWRRKPNQEVMIHSDQGSQFSSGDWQSFLKANNLLGSMSRRGNCHDNAVAESFFQLLKRERIRRKIYSTRQDARADVFDYIEMFYNPKRRHGFNNQLSPVEFEKRYFQSLESV, encoded by the exons ATGAGCAACCCGCGTTATCCCGAAGAATTCAAAATCGAAGCCGTCAAACAGGTGACCGAGCGAGGTCTGCCGGTGGCTGAGGTAGCTGCTCGCTTGGGCATGTCGACCCACAGCCTGTATGCCTGGGTGAAGCGCTACAGCAAGCCCCAAGAGCAGCGAGCGCAAGAAGACGATCAACACGCTGAGTTACGTCGCCTGCGTGCCGAACTCAAGCGCGTGACCGAAGAGCGAGACATCCTAAAAA AAGGCCGCCGCGTACTTTGCCAAGGAGTGCGGCTGAAGTACGCCTTCATCAATCAGTTATCCGCAGACTATTCGGTTCGCCGCCTGTGCCTGACCCTGAAAGTACATGCCAGCGGTTACTACGCTTGGCTGGCAGAGCCGAACTCGGCACGAGCTAAGGATGATCAGCGGCTGCTGAGTTTGATCAAGCACTCCTGGTTAGAGAGCGGTGGAGTCTATGGCTACCGCAAAATCCATGACGACCTGCGTGAGCTTGGAGAACAGTGCGGCAGGCATCGCGTTGCTCGACTAATGCGCCAGGAAGGCCTGCGTTCGCAGACGGGATATCGGCGGCGTCCAGGACGTTATGGCGGCAAGCCTCCAGCGGCCTCACCGAATCATCTTGAGCGTCGATTCAATGTCACCGAGCCCAACAAAGTCTGGGTTACGGACATCACCTACATCCGCACCTATGAGGGTTGGTTATTTTTGGCGGTGGTGCTCGATCTGTTTTCGCGGCAGGTAATCGGTTGGTCGATGAAGCCACAGATGACCAGCGATTTGGCTATTGATGCATTGCTGATGGCGGTTTGGCGGCGTAAGCCAAACCAAGAGGTGATGATTCACTCAGACCAAGGTAGTCAGTTCAGCAGCGGTGACTGGCAGAGTTTCCTGAAAGCCAACAACTTGCTTGGCAGCATGAGTCGACGTGGCAACTGCCATGACAATGCGGTGGCGGAAAGCTTTTTCCAGCTGCTGAAGCGGGAGCGGATCAGGCGAAAGATCTACAGCACCAGGCAGGATGCTCGCGCTGATGTTTTCGATTACATCGAGATGTTCTACAACCCAAAACGCCGGCACGGTTTCAACAATCAGCTGTCGCCGGTAGAGTTTGAAAAGCGCTATTTCCAGAGCCTGGAGAGTGTCTAG
- a CDS encoding arsinothricin resistance N-acetyltransferase ArsN1 family A → MLVRLAKLSDSQAITDIYNQGIEDRSSTFETQPRTVEDMQPKVADMSRYPVLVVELDGEVVAWANLSSYRARSCYDGIADFSIYLRRDARGRGIGKVLLNALLAEAEARGFWKVLSRIFTFNEASLALCRSCGFRQVGVYEKHACLEGRWLDCAIVERVISSNQPVSGESA, encoded by the coding sequence ATGCTAGTCCGCCTCGCAAAGCTCAGTGATAGCCAAGCCATCACCGATATCTACAACCAAGGCATCGAAGATCGCAGCTCCACATTCGAGACCCAGCCGCGCACCGTCGAGGACATGCAGCCCAAGGTAGCCGATATGTCGCGCTACCCGGTTCTCGTGGTCGAGCTCGATGGCGAGGTGGTTGCCTGGGCGAACTTGAGCAGCTATCGCGCGCGCTCCTGCTATGACGGTATCGCTGATTTCTCGATCTACCTGCGCCGGGATGCGCGAGGTCGTGGTATCGGGAAAGTACTCTTGAATGCTCTGTTGGCGGAGGCAGAAGCACGCGGATTCTGGAAAGTCCTTTCTCGGATTTTCACCTTCAACGAGGCTAGCCTCGCGCTCTGCCGCTCCTGCGGGTTCAGACAGGTTGGCGTCTACGAGAAACACGCTTGCCTGGAAGGCCGCTGGCTGGACTGCGCCATCGTCGAGCGGGTCATCTCTTCGAATCAACCTGTCTCTGGAGAATCAGCATGA
- a CDS encoding phosphocholine cytidylyltransferase family protein: MKAVILAAGRGSRLQDLTAEQPKPLARLAGKPLLEWQLQALESAGVDAVHLVSGYCREALESYGHSRLYNAHWATSNMVRSLLRADSLLSSGSTLVCYGDIVYRPDIVRDLIASQAPLSITYDLDWWDLWSARFEDPLSDAETFRQQAGQLLGIGEKAARREEIEGQYMGLLKFTAEGWSQVKALLAEMSDAQIDKLDMTSLLRALLQAGTAIAAVAVRGGWVEVDNPSDIALYEQRIAQPGWSHDWRG, translated from the coding sequence ATGAAAGCTGTAATCCTTGCCGCCGGCCGCGGCTCCCGCTTGCAAGACCTGACCGCCGAACAACCCAAGCCCCTGGCCCGCCTGGCCGGCAAGCCATTGCTGGAGTGGCAGTTGCAGGCCCTGGAAAGCGCCGGTGTCGACGCGGTGCACCTGGTCAGTGGCTATTGCCGTGAAGCCCTCGAAAGCTACGGCCACAGCCGCCTCTACAACGCCCACTGGGCCACCAGCAACATGGTGCGCAGCCTGCTGCGCGCCGACAGCCTGCTGTCCAGTGGGTCGACCCTGGTGTGCTATGGCGACATCGTCTATCGCCCGGACATCGTCCGCGACCTGATCGCCTCCCAGGCGCCCCTGAGCATTACCTACGACCTCGACTGGTGGGACCTGTGGTCGGCGCGCTTCGAGGATCCCCTCAGCGACGCCGAGACCTTTCGCCAACAGGCCGGGCAGTTGCTGGGCATTGGTGAAAAGGCTGCCCGCCGCGAGGAGATCGAAGGCCAGTACATGGGACTCCTGAAGTTCACCGCCGAAGGCTGGAGCCAGGTCAAGGCACTGCTGGCCGAAATGAGCGATGCGCAGATCGACAAGCTGGACATGACCAGCCTGCTGCGCGCCCTGCTCCAGGCCGGCACCGCCATTGCCGCCGTGGCCGTTCGTGGCGGCTGGGTGGAAGTCGACAATCCGTCGGACATTGCGTTGTACGAACAGCGCATCGCCCAGCCGGGCTGGTCCCACGACTGGCGCGGCTGA